A region of Deltaproteobacteria bacterium DNA encodes the following proteins:
- a CDS encoding DUF11 domain-containing protein, with protein sequence MTLHTNRMRLGAAMAAALLCATGALAEAGSISLSAKVEKRVLAQNPDGTAAELYVPAAEVVPGDVVAYTIEAKNISQQNADRVVVTDPIPAEVTYLDGTATDAGAQVLFSVDGGFRFDRPEKLTVANEDGTRRPALASDYTHVRWVFAAPLAPAEQRSVRFLAQLE encoded by the coding sequence ATGACTCTTCACACGAATCGAATGCGACTCGGCGCGGCGATGGCCGCCGCGCTGCTTTGCGCGACGGGCGCACTCGCCGAGGCCGGGAGCATCTCGCTCTCGGCGAAGGTCGAGAAGCGCGTGCTCGCGCAGAACCCCGACGGCACGGCGGCCGAGCTGTACGTGCCGGCGGCCGAGGTCGTGCCGGGCGACGTCGTCGCCTACACGATCGAGGCGAAGAACATCTCGCAGCAGAACGCGGATCGCGTGGTCGTCACGGATCCGATTCCTGCCGAGGTGACGTACCTGGACGGCACCGCGACGGACGCGGGCGCACAGGTGCTGTTCTCGGTCGACGGCGGCTTCCGCTTCGATCGCCCCGAGAAACTGACCGTCGCGAACGAGGACGGCACGCGCCGTCCTGCCCTCGCCAGCGATTACACGCACGTGCGCTGGGTCTTCGCGGCGCCCCTCGCTCCGGCCGAGCAGCGGTCGGTGCGCTTCCTCGCGCAGCTCGAGTAG
- a CDS encoding DUF11 domain-containing protein — translation MCVLATASSVHALGTAAGTDIVNTATVTADVGGSPVSASSTPNTITVAELIDVDVTLLSIGNVLVNSPSSARVLTYRVTNTGNGIDAFALSVNNGLAGDDFNPVFAAIYLDANANGVYDVGVDTLYSNGVNDPVLDANLAAQDDIVVFALSDIPAPLVSGDLGDSLLAAASTTGTGLPGDVFPGAGELGTDAIVGTSGGDDSDQGTYQVSAVALTIAKTSAIADPFGGAQPVPGATITYTLTVTVAGVGNADATTLTDAIPANTTYVPGSMMRNAVPLTDAADSPVDEADFGFTTAGAISVGLGSLPAGGPAEVITFQVTID, via the coding sequence GTGTGCGTGCTCGCGACTGCGAGCTCCGTCCATGCGCTGGGCACCGCAGCCGGCACGGACATCGTGAACACTGCCACCGTGACCGCGGACGTGGGCGGCTCGCCGGTGTCGGCGAGCAGCACGCCGAACACGATCACCGTCGCCGAGTTGATCGACGTCGACGTGACGCTGCTCTCGATCGGCAACGTGCTCGTGAACTCGCCGTCGAGCGCGCGCGTGCTCACGTACCGCGTCACGAACACCGGCAACGGCATCGACGCGTTCGCGCTCAGTGTGAACAACGGTCTCGCGGGCGACGACTTCAATCCGGTGTTCGCGGCGATCTACCTCGACGCCAACGCGAACGGCGTTTACGACGTCGGCGTCGACACGCTCTACAGCAACGGCGTGAACGACCCGGTCCTCGACGCGAATCTGGCCGCGCAGGACGACATCGTCGTGTTCGCGCTGAGCGACATCCCCGCTCCGCTCGTGAGCGGCGACCTCGGCGACAGTCTCCTGGCCGCGGCGTCGACGACGGGCACGGGCTTGCCCGGCGACGTGTTCCCCGGCGCCGGCGAGCTCGGCACGGACGCGATCGTCGGCACGAGCGGCGGCGACGACTCGGATCAGGGCACTTATCAGGTCTCCGCCGTCGCGCTCACGATCGCGAAGACCTCGGCGATCGCAGACCCGTTCGGCGGCGCGCAGCCGGTTCCGGGCGCGACGATCACCTACACGCTCACCGTCACGGTCGCAGGAGTCGGCAACGCCGACGCGACCACGCTCACCGACGCCATCCCGGCGAACACGACCTACGTGCCGGGCTCGATGATGCGCAACGCGGTTCCGCTCACCGACGCGGCCGACTCGCCCGTCGACGAGGCGGACTTCGGATTCACCACGGCCGGCGCGATCAGCGTCGGCCTCGGTTCGCTGCCGGCCGGGGGGCCAGCAGAAGTGATCACGTTCCAAGTCACGATTGATTAG
- a CDS encoding cytochrome P450 has translation MANGAAPEPVVESKYTRKLRPNTRKSEHATRDEIRLLSPDFYADLHPLCTWMRAHAPVYWDDATGIWGIARYDDIMTVAREWETFCSREGSRPDSSVPSMINFDPPQHTLRRRIISAGFTHRRVQDHEVFLRRKVRELLDAAAAKGRCDFVRDVATPLPMYMIGELMGLPEADHDTLLHWSDLFATGNAEIGLQVRDAVIAYAEYIQRVIAQRRGGSAEDLVSLAVNAVVDGERLSEDDLIFETMLVLVGGDETTRHVISGGLAALLEHPAQLAKLRANPALVPSAVEEMLRWVTPIQNMNRTATRDAELRGQKIRAGDRMLLLYPSGNRDEAVFRDPFAFDIERTPNDHVAFGGFGRHHCLGAQLARLELRVLFEELLARWSDVRLAEPAQPLRRRRGTFVLGIEEMPVVVARS, from the coding sequence ATGGCGAACGGCGCGGCACCGGAGCCCGTGGTCGAGAGCAAGTACACGCGCAAGCTGCGCCCGAACACGCGCAAGTCGGAGCACGCAACGCGCGACGAAATCCGCCTGCTCTCGCCGGACTTCTACGCCGACCTTCATCCGCTCTGCACGTGGATGCGCGCGCATGCGCCGGTCTACTGGGACGACGCGACCGGAATCTGGGGGATCGCTCGCTACGACGACATCATGACCGTCGCGCGCGAGTGGGAGACGTTCTGCTCCCGCGAGGGCTCGCGGCCGGACAGCTCGGTGCCGAGCATGATCAACTTCGATCCCCCGCAGCACACGCTGCGCCGCCGCATCATCTCGGCAGGCTTTACGCATCGCCGCGTGCAGGACCACGAGGTGTTCCTGCGCCGCAAAGTGCGCGAGTTGCTCGATGCGGCCGCGGCGAAGGGCCGCTGCGACTTCGTGCGCGACGTCGCGACGCCGCTGCCGATGTACATGATCGGCGAGTTGATGGGCCTGCCCGAAGCGGACCACGACACGCTGCTGCATTGGTCCGACTTGTTCGCGACGGGCAACGCTGAGATCGGCCTGCAGGTGCGCGACGCGGTGATCGCCTACGCCGAGTACATCCAGCGCGTGATCGCGCAGCGCCGCGGCGGGAGCGCGGAAGATCTCGTGAGCCTGGCGGTGAACGCCGTCGTCGACGGCGAGCGGCTCAGCGAGGACGATCTGATCTTCGAGACGATGCTCGTGCTCGTGGGCGGCGACGAGACCACGCGCCACGTGATCAGCGGCGGCCTCGCGGCGCTGCTCGAGCATCCCGCGCAGCTCGCGAAGCTGCGCGCGAATCCGGCGCTCGTGCCGAGCGCCGTCGAGGAAATGCTGCGCTGGGTGACGCCGATCCAGAACATGAACCGCACCGCGACGCGCGACGCCGAGCTGCGCGGCCAAAAGATCCGCGCGGGCGACCGCATGCTGCTGCTGTATCCGTCCGGCAATCGCGACGAGGCGGTGTTCCGTGACCCGTTCGCGTTCGACATCGAGCGCACGCCCAACGACCACGTCGCGTTCGGCGGCTTCGGCCGCCACCACTGCCTCGGCGCACAGCTCGCGCGCCTCGAGCTGCGCGTGCTCTTCGAAGAACTGCTCGCGCGCTGGAGCGACGTGCGGCTGGCGGAGCCCGCACAGCCGCTGCGCCGGCGCCGCGGCACCTTCGTGCTCGGGATCGAGGAGATGCCGGTCGTGGTGGCGCGCAGCTGA
- a CDS encoding glucose 1-dehydrogenase, which yields MSLAGRVALVTGGSRGIGRGIALALAEDGADIAVNYRREEDAARETVAAIEKLGRRARAYAASVDSYDEDQRMVEAILRDFGHVDILVNNAGIASRGNSVEKTDPAEMERVVRTHAFGAHYLCQLVLPSMKARPRGDIVMISSAATIGYGANGAPYNMGKAALEALAFTLAKEVRHKNIHVNIVAPGLVETEMGRRLAKAAAGVEDIHQLDRTMPFGRVCQPEDVANAVRFFVSERASYVTGERLYVYGGGQEMRRG from the coding sequence ATGTCCCTCGCAGGTCGCGTCGCACTCGTCACCGGCGGTAGCCGCGGCATCGGCCGCGGCATCGCGCTCGCGCTCGCCGAAGACGGCGCGGACATCGCGGTGAACTACCGGCGCGAGGAAGACGCCGCGCGCGAGACCGTCGCCGCGATCGAGAAGCTCGGGCGCCGCGCGCGTGCGTACGCCGCGTCGGTCGACAGCTACGACGAGGACCAGCGCATGGTCGAAGCGATCCTGCGCGACTTCGGCCACGTCGACATTCTCGTCAACAACGCCGGCATCGCGAGCCGCGGCAACAGCGTGGAGAAGACCGACCCCGCGGAGATGGAGCGCGTGGTGCGCACGCACGCGTTCGGCGCGCACTACCTGTGCCAGCTCGTGCTGCCGAGCATGAAGGCGCGGCCGCGCGGCGACATCGTGATGATCTCGAGCGCGGCGACGATCGGTTACGGCGCGAACGGCGCGCCGTACAACATGGGCAAGGCGGCGCTCGAGGCGCTCGCGTTCACGCTCGCGAAAGAGGTCCGCCACAAGAACATCCACGTGAACATCGTCGCGCCGGGACTCGTGGAGACGGAGATGGGGCGTCGGCTCGCGAAGGCGGCGGCGGGCGTCGAGGACATCCACCAGCTCGACCGCACGATGCCGTTCGGGCGCGTGTGTCAGCCGGAAGACGTCGCGAACGCGGTGCGCTTCTTCGTGTCGGAGCGCGCGTCGTACGTGACGGGCGAGCGGCTGTACGTGTACGGCGGCGGTCAGGAGATGCGGCGGGGGTGA
- a CDS encoding MBL fold metallo-hydrolase, with the protein MALRVAERWFSRREVGRGVTLLWEPHVAPLLRCNVWHVRGRARDLVVDTGLGVASLVDAARDLFERPLAAVATHVHHDHTGGMHEFAERWIHASEADAMASGENNLPLELAAYDDATRKFFANLGYDLSAGLITAIPREGFDPAAHRLAAATATRVLHEGDVIDLGDRAFEVLHLPGHSPGSIGLWDAKSGTLFSGDAIYDGPLLDQIPGANVPDYLATMRRLRELPVSVVHGGHDPSFGRARLVEIADDYLARRTA; encoded by the coding sequence ATGGCGCTGCGCGTCGCCGAGCGTTGGTTCTCGCGCCGCGAAGTCGGCCGCGGCGTGACGCTCTTGTGGGAGCCGCACGTGGCGCCGCTCCTGCGCTGCAACGTCTGGCACGTGCGCGGCCGCGCGCGCGACCTCGTCGTCGACACCGGCCTCGGCGTCGCGAGCCTCGTCGACGCCGCGCGCGACCTCTTCGAGCGGCCGCTCGCCGCCGTCGCGACGCACGTGCATCACGACCACACCGGCGGAATGCACGAGTTCGCGGAGCGCTGGATTCACGCGAGCGAGGCGGATGCGATGGCGAGCGGCGAGAACAACCTCCCGCTCGAGCTCGCCGCCTACGACGACGCGACGCGCAAGTTCTTCGCCAATCTCGGCTACGACCTCAGCGCGGGCCTAATCACTGCGATCCCGCGCGAAGGCTTCGACCCTGCCGCGCATCGGCTCGCAGCCGCCACCGCGACGCGCGTGCTGCACGAGGGCGACGTGATCGACCTCGGCGACCGCGCGTTCGAGGTGCTGCACCTGCCCGGCCACTCGCCCGGCAGCATCGGCCTTTGGGATGCGAAGAGCGGCACGCTCTTCTCCGGCGACGCGATCTACGACGGCCCGCTGCTCGACCAGATCCCCGGCGCGAACGTTCCCGATTACCTGGCGACGATGCGGCGGCTGCGCGAGCTGCCCGTGAGCGTCGTGCACGGCGGGCACGATCCGAGCTTCGGGCGAGCACGGCTCGTCGAGATCGCGGACGATTATCTCGCGCGGCGCACCGCGTAG
- a CDS encoding NADP-dependent oxidoreductase has translation MADNTQILLMERPRGPLTEKHFASRSAAIPAPADGQVLVRSVLLSLDAANRAWMQGATYRAALEAGQLMSGYGLGEVVESRSPKFARGDLVLGELGWQEWCAADAKTFARASAHRPLSHQLSVLGVTGKTAYHGLLHVPGIAAGETLLVSAAGGAVGSLVGQIGKIKGARVVGVAGGSEKCAWVVRELGFDACIDHKADDLAAQLKRAAPEGIDVYFDNTGGAILQAALFAMKPRGRISCCGAVSQYDVAAPKSPAGVPGLLVVKRLRMEGFLVMDFADKDAEAERDLSAWAASGKLRVVEDVIDGLENAPRALIGLLAGENRGKRMIRVAAEPR, from the coding sequence ATGGCCGACAACACGCAGATCCTCTTGATGGAGCGGCCGCGCGGTCCGCTCACCGAGAAGCACTTCGCGTCGCGCAGCGCTGCGATTCCGGCGCCTGCCGACGGACAAGTGCTCGTGCGCAGCGTGCTGCTCTCGCTCGACGCCGCGAACCGCGCGTGGATGCAAGGGGCGACCTACCGCGCCGCGCTCGAAGCGGGCCAGCTGATGAGCGGCTACGGGCTCGGCGAAGTCGTCGAGTCGCGCTCGCCGAAGTTCGCGCGCGGCGATCTCGTTCTCGGCGAGCTCGGCTGGCAGGAGTGGTGCGCCGCTGACGCGAAGACGTTCGCACGTGCGAGCGCGCACCGGCCGTTGTCGCATCAGCTCTCGGTGTTGGGCGTGACCGGCAAGACCGCGTATCACGGCTTACTCCACGTGCCCGGCATCGCAGCGGGCGAGACGCTGCTCGTCTCCGCCGCTGGCGGAGCGGTCGGCTCGCTCGTCGGGCAGATCGGCAAGATCAAGGGCGCGCGCGTCGTCGGCGTCGCGGGCGGCAGCGAGAAGTGCGCGTGGGTCGTGCGCGAGCTCGGCTTCGACGCGTGCATCGACCACAAGGCGGACGACCTCGCGGCGCAGCTGAAGCGCGCAGCGCCGGAGGGCATCGACGTTTACTTCGACAACACCGGCGGCGCGATTCTCCAGGCCGCGCTGTTCGCGATGAAGCCGCGCGGTCGCATCTCGTGCTGCGGCGCCGTCTCGCAGTACGACGTCGCTGCGCCGAAGAGCCCCGCCGGCGTGCCCGGACTGCTCGTGGTGAAGCGGCTGCGCATGGAGGGCTTCCTCGTCATGGACTTTGCCGACAAGGACGCCGAAGCCGAGCGCGATCTCTCCGCGTGGGCAGCGAGCGGAAAGCTGAGAGTCGTCGAAGACGTGATCGACGGACTCGAGAACGCGCCTCGCGCGCTGATCGGGCTGCTGGCCGGTGAGAACCGCGGCAAGCGCATGATTCGGGTGGCGGCGGAACCGCGCTAG